The following are from one region of the Gossypium hirsutum isolate 1008001.06 chromosome D03, Gossypium_hirsutum_v2.1, whole genome shotgun sequence genome:
- the LOC107950813 gene encoding probable 2-oxoglutarate-dependent dioxygenase AOP1, producing MSSETAVRLPVIDFSKQELKPGSPEWDLVKLQVREALEEYGCFEALFDQVLELRHAVFGAMEELFDLPLQTKKLYVSSKLFRGYSRDASGLHENMAIDDAHIPENIESDLTNILWPQGNKSFSETLVSFTQLASGLEKTIRRMILETFGVEKYVDEFIDSTNYILKDMKYEGSQSSKPSLRAHSDQNLVTLLYQNEVNGLEIQNKDGEWINVKPSPNTFFVMTGESLSVWLNGGLSSTYHRVTMKESKARYCVGLFATPRGGYQVKAPKELVDDKNGLLFKPFDYEEFLGFYSIHAARGALESGLKAYCSV from the exons ATGAGTTCAGAAACTGCGGTTAGGCTCCCGGTCATAGATTTCTCAAAACAAGAGCTGAAGCCAGGCAGTCCTGAGTGGGATTTGGTGAAACTCCAAGTCCGGGAAGCACTGGAGGAGTACGGTTGTTTCGAGGCTTTGTTTGACCAAGTCCTGGAGCTTCGACACGCAGTCTTTGGAGCCATGGAAGAGCTGTTTGACCTGCCTTTACAAACCAAAAAGCTCTATGTTTCAAGCAAGCTATTTCGAGGTTATTCTAGGGACGCATCAGGACTGCATGAAAACATGGCCATTGATGATGCACATATTCCTGAAAACATTGAATCAGACCTCACTAACATCTTGTGGCCTCAAGGAAACAAAAGCTTCAG TGAAACTCTGGTATCTTTCACACAGCTAGCATCAGGATTAGAGAAGACAATTAGGAGGATGATTTTGGAGACTTTTGGTGTGGAGAAATATGTGGATGAGTTCATTGACTCCACAAATTATATTCTCAAGGACATGAAATATGAAGGGTCTCAAAGCAGCAAGCCAAGCCTTAGGGCTCACTCGGATCAAAATCTGGTGACCCTTTTGTATCAAAATGAGGTTAATGGATTAGAGATTCAAAACAAAGATGGTGAATGGATCAATGTAAAACCATCACCTAACACGTTCTTTGTTATGACTGGAGAGTCCCTCAGC GTATGGTTAAATGGCGGATTGTCTTCTACTTATCATCGCGTCACGATGAAGGAGAGCAAGGCAAGGTATTGCGTGGGATTGTTTGCAACGCCTAGAGGAGGGTACCAAGTAAAGGCTCCAAAAGAGCTTGTGGATGACAAAAATGGCTTACTCTTCAAACCCTTTGACTACGAAGAATTTTTGGGATTTTACTCTATCCACGCCGCTCGAGGAGCTCTTGAGTCTGGTCTTAAGGCTTATTGCAGTGTCTAA